DNA sequence from the Candidatus Zixiibacteriota bacterium genome:
GAAGAACGGTAAATCAGCATACCCAAAGAGAAAGCACTGAACAGAATCAGAAAGAAAATCAGATATTTATTCAGTCCCAAATCAGCAAACGAATGCACGGAAAAATCTGCCAGGACTCCGCTCCGGGTGAGGAACGTTCCATACAGCACCAGTAGAAAAGAAATTATTCCCAAGAAAAGATTGGTTTTCCTGAGGCTATTTTTATTTTTTTCTAAGATGAATCCGTGAACTAAAGCCACAGTCGTAAGCCAGGGAATCAGGGAAGCATTTTCCACCGGGTCCCAACCCCAGTAACCTCCCCAGCCTAAAACTTTGTAAGCCCAGAACCCTCCCACGAAAATCCCGGCACCCAGGGTCAGGGCAGAGAATCCTACCCAGGGCAGAGAGGATTTAATCCAGGTATCATATTTATTCTTGATCAGAGCTGCCAGTGCATAGGCGAACGGAATGGCTATCGCTGCGTACCCGATAAACACCAGAGGAGGATGAGACACCATCCAGGGGTCTTTCAGAAGCGGATTGAGTCCTTTTCCCTCAGGAGGCACATCAGACAATAGCTCAAACGGACTTTTCTTTAACAACAACACCAACAGGAATACCTGCACCAGAAGGTAGAAGAACAGAACGTGCCCTTGCAACTGGTCATCTTTTTTCCTGATCAGGAAAAGACCTAACAGGAGCCCGATGAAAAGCCATAAGAGGAATGTCCCCTCCTGCCCTGCCCAGAAAGAGGATATCAGATAAAAGAAAGGCAGGTCAGATGAGCTGTAGCCGTAAACATATGAGGTCTGGAAGTTATGCGTTAAGAAAAGGTAAAAAAGGTCCGCAGTTGCCAGCAATGCAAAAAGAAAAGTCAGATAATAAACCTTTTTAGCCCAGGACAATATCTTTTTATCTCCACTTGAGCTCAACAGAAAAAGCAGAGCTGAAAAAACGACTCCTAAAAGACAGAGAACCAGAAGAAAATCACCCAAAACCATTTATTTACCTCCCTGGTATTTTGAAGGGCATTTAACCAAAATCTGATCCGCAGAGAAGACCCCATCCTGATATTTGCCTATAGCCACAACGTTGGTTGCCTGCTCAAAATTAGCTGGTTTCACCCCGTTGAAAACCACTTTCATCTTCTCCCCTTTTGGATCTTTCAGGCTGAAATAAAATTGATGATTCTCCAGGTCGTATCTTGTATCCTCCGGGATTATCTCACCGATTATCTGAACCGAGGTATTGGAGCTCATCGCCTCTTTAAATCCCACATAGGGGGTCAGGTTTTTCCTGAAAGATAGGGCACCGAAAACTACGAATATCAAAATTATTCCAATGCCGATTACATATTTTAATTTCATTTCTTCTCTAACTCCTTCACCTTCTTATCCAGCCGCAGTAGATAGATGAATACTCCCAGCCAGATGATTAAGACCACGACCATCACTCCTAAATTTGCAGACATCCTCTAAAACCTCCTTTTATCCGACAGAATGGATTTCTTTTGCCTTTTTATATAAAATATTCAACTTGACTTCTAAGTTATATATCCAGACAAAAAGCAAGCTAAACCCCAAAAGCGAGCTTAAGAATACCAGTAAGACCAGAGGTGGCATCTGGATTTTAATCTGCGAATTTACTATCGAGTCTGTGGGATGTAAAGACTGAAACACTCTGGGAACCACAAAGACCAGAAAAGGAACCGTGATGAAGGCTAAGATTGAGTAAACCGCAGAAAGATTAGCCTTCCTGTCCTCCGCTTCAATAGCTGAGCGTAGAGCCAGATATGCTCCATAGATCAAAAGGAGAATGAAAACTGAGGTTTCCCTTGGATCCCAGTTCCAGTAAGAGCCCCAGGCATTTTTGGCGAAAATCGCACCAGAGACTGTGGCTAAAATCGCAAATAGAAATCCGAGCTGAGAGGAAATTGCTGCTTGAAGGTCGTAAACCGGATCTTTTCTTGATAGATACAGGATGCTGTTTACCATAGCCACTAAAAAAGCCAAAACCGTGACCCAGGCAACAGGCACGTGAAAGAAAAATATCCGGGAAATATCACCCAATTCTTTTTGGGGAGGAGGCATCAAAAACACCAAGACCACCACTGTTCCAATCAGCAAACCCGTCAAGATTTTCCACCACATATTTTGCCTTTCTTACCCACAACCTATTACCTACGACCTATCACCCTTTTTATTATTCCTCCCACACAAAATCAAATAACATGAACGACGCCACAAACATCACCACAGTATAAGAAAAAAGTATCTGCAGATCCCTCAGCCCTTGTGAAAATGAGGCTCCCTCAGATGCTAAATTCGTTCCAGAGATTACCGTAACCAGAAGAGGCAGAAGTATTGGAAAAGAAAGAACTGCAAAGAGCGCTCCTTTTACGCTGGCTTTAGCCACAATGGCTGCAATTATGGTTGTTGAGCATACCAGGCCTAAACTACCTAAGACTAATACGCATAAAAACAGCCAGAAATTTAAAATCGAAAACCCTAACATTATGATAAATAAAGGAACAATGATTATCTCCAGAAAAAGCAAAAGAACCAGATTATAAAGCAACTTCCCCGCAAAGATAGCCTCGGCCGAAGCTACCAGTTTTAATAGAGTCGAGGTTTTTGCCTCTTCCTCTTTTATGAATACCTGAGCCAGCCCGGACATAGCTGAGAAAAAGATGACGATCCAGAAAAGGGACGATTTAACCTTCGAGCTCAAAGAGAACATCCCGATAGAAAAGCTGACCACAGTCAGGGTAATCACCGCGAACATCACTAAAGCGTTCAGGCTATAGCGGGTGCGTAGCTCTGATTTGAAATCTTTAAGAAATAAAGCTAAAACCCTGCTGGTCCAGGTTGAGGATTTTGTCCCCATATTTGATTTCCCTTTTATCATTCGTGGCTAAAACTAAAATCCCTCTCTTTTTCTGTTCCGCTATTATATTATCCAAAAGAAAAAGGCCAGGCTCGTCCAAATTGCTTCCCGGCTCGTCTAAAAGCAAAATCTGAGGTTCGCTCAGCAAGGCAAAAATATATTTTAATCTTTGTTTCATTCCTGAAGAATATGATGATACCCGATCTTCTCCTCTGCCCTTTAAGCCTACTTCATCCAGCTTTTTGTTCAATTTATCTGGCTTGAAATCTAAACCCTGCACGTTAGCCAGGAACTCCAGGTTTTCTAACGCGGTTAGCTCATCATATAATGATAGGTCCGGCGCAACAAAACTTATGAGTTTTCTTCTTTCTCCCCTATTTTTTATTTGACTTTCCAGATTAATATTTACTTCACCCTTTGATGGTCTCAACAAACCAGCTAAAATCTTCAGAAGGGTGCTCTTGCCAGAACCATTTTTGCCAGTAATGACCAGGGATTCTTTTCCCCTGAGCGAAAAATTGATCCCCTCGAAGACTTTTCTGAAACCGAAGCTTTTAGCTAAGTTCTTGGCCTCTAATGAAATCATAAAATTGTGGAGAAAATACTCAAACAACTCTTCTTTGTCAAGCTTTTGATTGATTATGGAGTGCCTCGTCCATGACGATGCTATCTAATCGTTGCTACAGGAGAGGCAACGCTACGTTGGTTCCTGATTGATTTAGAGTACAGAAAAGTAAAAAAGTAGCTCGGGTTGCGATAGCTACCCGACAAAAAGCACCTCTCTTCAGAATTTTGTCGGGCAGTCTGTGACAGCCCGACCTACGACTACGACTGCTTCAAGGCTTGTGAGAAATCTGCCTGTACAAAATTGTGTGTTTGCTTGTACCCTTAGACA
Encoded proteins:
- a CDS encoding cytochrome c biogenesis protein; translated protein: MWWKILTGLLIGTVVVLVFLMPPPQKELGDISRIFFFHVPVAWVTVLAFLVAMVNSILYLSRKDPVYDLQAAISSQLGFLFAILATVSGAIFAKNAWGSYWNWDPRETSVFILLLIYGAYLALRSAIEAEDRKANLSAVYSILAFITVPFLVFVVPRVFQSLHPTDSIVNSQIKIQMPPLVLLVFLSSLLGFSLLFVWIYNLEVKLNILYKKAKEIHSVG
- a CDS encoding CcmD family protein; amino-acid sequence: MSANLGVMVVVLIIWLGVFIYLLRLDKKVKELEKK
- a CDS encoding cytochrome c maturation protein CcmE; protein product: MKLKYVIGIGIILIFVVFGALSFRKNLTPYVGFKEAMSSNTSVQIIGEIIPEDTRYDLENHQFYFSLKDPKGEKMKVVFNGVKPANFEQATNVVAIGKYQDGVFSADQILVKCPSKYQGGK
- the ccmA gene encoding heme ABC exporter ATP-binding protein CcmA, with amino-acid sequence MISLEAKNLAKSFGFRKVFEGINFSLRGKESLVITGKNGSGKSTLLKILAGLLRPSKGEVNINLESQIKNRGERRKLISFVAPDLSLYDELTALENLEFLANVQGLDFKPDKLNKKLDEVGLKGRGEDRVSSYSSGMKQRLKYIFALLSEPQILLLDEPGSNLDEPGLFLLDNIIAEQKKRGILVLATNDKREIKYGDKILNLDQQGFSFIS
- the ccsA gene encoding cytochrome c biogenesis protein CcsA, with translation MVLGDFLLVLCLLGVVFSALLFLLSSSGDKKILSWAKKVYYLTFLFALLATADLFYLFLTHNFQTSYVYGYSSSDLPFFYLISSFWAGQEGTFLLWLFIGLLLGLFLIRKKDDQLQGHVLFFYLLVQVFLLVLLLKKSPFELLSDVPPEGKGLNPLLKDPWMVSHPPLVFIGYAAIAIPFAYALAALIKNKYDTWIKSSLPWVGFSALTLGAGIFVGGFWAYKVLGWGGYWGWDPVENASLIPWLTTVALVHGFILEKNKNSLRKTNLFLGIISFLLVLYGTFLTRSGVLADFSVHSFADLGLNKYLIFFLILFSAFSLGMLIYRSS
- a CDS encoding heme exporter protein CcmB, which produces MGTKSSTWTSRVLALFLKDFKSELRTRYSLNALVMFAVITLTVVSFSIGMFSLSSKVKSSLFWIVIFFSAMSGLAQVFIKEEEAKTSTLLKLVASAEAIFAGKLLYNLVLLLFLEIIIVPLFIIMLGFSILNFWLFLCVLVLGSLGLVCSTTIIAAIVAKASVKGALFAVLSFPILLPLLVTVISGTNLASEGASFSQGLRDLQILFSYTVVMFVASFMLFDFVWEE